The following are from one region of the Acipenser ruthenus chromosome 19, fAciRut3.2 maternal haplotype, whole genome shotgun sequence genome:
- the LOC117424450 gene encoding lysophosphatidylcholine acyltransferase 2-like isoform X2, with protein MGFRMTVKGKRVSSKEAPILAVAPHSSFFDGIVCVIAGLPSTVSRSENLATPVFGRFLRCLQPVLVSRLDPDSRKNTILEIERRATSCGEWPQVLIFPEGTCTNRSCLITFKQGAFIPGVPVQPVLLRYPNRHDTVTWTWQGYKARDILLLTLSQLYTNVEVEFLPPHVPTEEEKQLPSLFANRVRDTMATALGVPVTDHTYEDCRLMISAGELTLPMEAGLVEFTKISRKLNLKWDNIKKELEGFAAIANESKGGRIGIEEFAKFLKLPISPALNELFTLFDRNGDGTVDFREYVIGLTVLCRPANTKGTIQMLFKLFDVDDDGRITQEEFTSLLRSSLGVPDLDVTKLFQDIDADGSGKITYTEFEDFALKHPEYGKLFTTYLELQRHHALHSGDTDPAAAPPTNTVSPEAEDSASDKKED; from the exons ATGGGCTTCAGAATGACAGTGAAGGGGAAGAGGGTGAGCAGTAAAGAGGCCCCCATCCTTGCTGTGGCCCCTCATTCCAGCTTCTTCGATGGGATCGTGTGTGTTATTGCTGGGCTTCCCTCAACCGTGTCTCGTTCAGAAAATTTAGCCACTCCAGTTTTCGGCA GGTTCCTGCGCTGTCTTCAGCCTGTGTTGGTGTCTCGTCTCGATCCTGATTCTCGAAAGAATACGATTTTAGAGATCGAGAGACGAGCCACGTCATGTGGGGAATGGCCTCAG gtgtTGATTTTTCCTGAAGGGACCTGCACAAATCGTTCTTGTCTCATCACTTTTAAACAAG GCGCCTTTATACCTGGAGTACCAGTGCAGCCAGTGTTGCTCAGATATCCAAACAGACAC GACACAGTGACCTGGACCTGGCAAGGATACAAGGC GAGAGATATCTTGTTACTGACACTGAGCCAGTTGTATACAAACGTGGAGGTCGAG TTTCTACCTCCGCACGTTCCCACTGAAGAAGAGAAGCAGTTGCCATCCTTGTTTGCAAACAGAGTCAGGGACACAATGGCCAC AGCCCTGGGTGTGCCCGTTACAGATCACACTTACGAAGACTGCCGGCTCATGATTTCTGCAGGAGAGCTGACCCTGCCTATGGAAGCAGGATTAGTAGAATTCACCAAGATCAGCAGGAAGCTAAA ctTGAAATGGGATAACATCAAGAAAGAGCTGGAGGGCTTTGCAGCAATCGCAAATGAATCTAAAGGCGGACGAATTGGGATCGAAGAATTTGCCAAGTTCCTTAAGCTGCCCATCAGTCCAGCTCTGAATGAGCTGTTCACACTGTTCGACAGG AATGGAGATGGCACAGTAGACTTCAGGGAATATGTGATTGGTCTAACCGTACTGTGTAGACCTGCCAACACCAAGGGCACAATCCAGATGTTATTTAAG CTCTTCGATGTGGACGATGACGGGAGAATAACACAGGAGGAGTTCACCTCCCTGCTACGCTCCTCGCTGGGGGTGCCTGACCTGGACGTCACAAAGCTCTTCCAAGACATAGACGCAGACGGCTCGGGAAAGATTACATACA CTGAGTTTGAAGACTTTGCTCTGAAGCACCCGGAGTACGGCAAGTTATTTACAACTTACCTTGAGCTCCAGAGGCACCACGCACTGCACTCGGGGGACACGGACCCAGCGGCAGCACCTCCCACTAATACAGTCAGCCCTGAAGCGGAGGACAGTGCCTCGGACAAGAAGGAAGACTGA